In the Syngnathus scovelli strain Florida chromosome 16, RoL_Ssco_1.2, whole genome shotgun sequence genome, one interval contains:
- the LOC125983177 gene encoding mitochondrial ribosome and complex I assembly factor AltMIEF1-like has translation MGSWSSSAVLALYRALLRAGRQLQYTDRNYYRRAVAREFRRCQTLTAPEDKEEALKRGQFFLSSRLGGLM, from the coding sequence ATGGGCAGCTGGTCTAGCAGTGCTGTGCTGGCGCTGTACCGGGCGTTGCTCCGTGCAGGGCGTCAACTTCAGTATACTGACCGCAACTACTATCGCCGTGCTGTGGCTCGTGAGTTTCGCCGCTGCCAAACCCTGACGGCACCTGAAGACAAGGAAGAGGCTCTGAAGAGGGGCCAGTTCTTCCTCAGTAGCCGATTAGGTGGGCTTATGTAG
- the napsa gene encoding napsin-A, with protein sequence MTRLGIVYLLEALLVTHSIALIRIPLQKTRSIRRIISDNGMSLDQIRALAKSSGSPDSSPSPELPVERLTNFMDAQYFGSISIGSPPQDFTVLFDTGSSNLWVPSIHCSFLDIACWLHHRYNSKKSSTYVQNGTGFSIRYGRGSLSGFISGDTVNIAGLSVPGQQFGEAVKQPGITFAVARFDGVLGMAYPSISVANVTPVFDTAMAAKLLPQNVFSFYISRDPAAAVGGELMLGGSDPEYYTGDLHYINVTRKAYWQIKMNEVAVGNQLTLCKTGCQAIVDTGTSLMVGPVEEIRALQKAIGALPLLMGEYFIDCKKIDSLPVISFNIGGKMFNLTGEDYVMKETQMGTSICLSGFMAMDIPPPAGPLWILGDVFIRKYYTVFDRSADRVGFAPAK encoded by the exons ATGACACGCCTGGGGATTGTCTACCTACTCGAGGCGTTGCTTGTGACACATAGCATCGCACTTATAAG GATCCCTCTTCAGAAGACCAGAAGCATCCGCCGCATCATCAGCGATAATGGGATGTCTTTGGATCAAATTCGGGCTTTGGCAAAGTCGAGCGGGTCTCCGGACAGCTCTCCCTCCCCAGAATTGCCAGTAGAGAGGCTGACTAACTTCATGGAT GCCCAGTACTTTGGGTCCATTAGTATTGGCTCACCGCCTCAGGACTTCACTGTGCTATTCGACACCGGCTCCTCCAACCTCTGGGTGCCCTCCATTCACTGCTCCTTCCTCGATATCGCCTGTT GGCTTCATCACCGCTACAACTCAAAGAAGTCGAGTACCTACGTTCAGAACGGTACTGGCTTTTCCATCAGATACGGCAGAGGAAGCTTGTCTGGTTTTATCAGTGGCGATACAGTCAAC ATAGCAGGTTTGTCCGTGCCCGGACAACAGTTTGGTGAAGCGGTGAAGCAGCCCGGCATCACATTTGCCGTGGCCCGCTTCGATGGGGTTCTGGGAATGGCCTATCCCTCCATATCCGTGGCCAACGTCACCCCGGTGTTCGATACTGCCATGGCGGCCAAGCTGCTGCCGCAAAATGTCTTCTCTTTCTATATAAGCAG AGACCCTGCAGCAgcagtgggaggagagctgatgcTGGGTGGATCTGATCCAGAATACTACACTGGGGATCTGCACTATATCAACGTCACACGCAAGGCCTACTGGCAGATTAAGATGAACGA AGTTGCCGTGGGCAACCAGCTGACtctttgcaaaacaggatgccaGGCTATTGTCGACACGGGGACGTCTCTGATGGTCGGGCCTGTGGAGGAAATCAGAGCGCTGCAGAAAGCCATCGGAGCGCTGCCCCTGCTGATGGGAGAG TACTTCATTGACTGTAAGAAGATCGACTCACTTCCCGTTATCTCCTTTAACATTGGAGGGAAGATGTTTAACTTGACCGGAGAGGATTATGTCATGAAG GAGACACAGATGGGGACTTCCATCTGCCTCTCAGGCTTCATGGCCATGGACATtccgccccctgctggaccactTTGGATCTTGGGAGATGTTTTCATCAGGAAGTACTACACTGTCTTTGATAGGAGTGCTGATCGCGTGGGCTTTGCACCAGCCAAGTAG
- the mief1 gene encoding mitochondrial dynamics protein MID51 has protein sequence MAAMNGGSKGKKDDNGIGTAIDFMLSNAKLVLGVGGAAMLGIATLAVKRMYDRAISAPTSPTKMEQKGKQSWEEPAWVGSSPRVLNHNMKATISRSLQSLPTATNSFESDCLRRAVGRPAAKGSGPTQADLLRARMRLSLQERLWDFYQNNVDIPAEEQAVARRAALDICAELRVFLHAKLPDMPLREMYLSGSLYDDLQVVTADHAQLMVPLILEKNLWSSIPGEDTIMNVPGFWLIRRENLEYFPRKSSYWDRCMVGGYLSPKSVLEVFDKLIGTINWPAIGSVLDYVIRPVVPSETLTLEVQYETNRKLYVDFLPLLMMEDGTSLIAKPHRLAAERHENLWRQSFRVTETARLRALDQEDGGYRCACLKVAKAMCKLNPALNRLNASQLTNAILLLSERQANWTHEALADNFLQLLKELVGYLEAGRLPCALSPKVNLFCELTEREVDELGYTLYCALSEPETLLVTEEAQRPHPS, from the exons ATGGCCGCAATGAATGGAGGCAGTAAAGGGAAGAAAGATGACAATGGCATCGGCACAGCTATCGACTTCATGCTTTCCAACGCTAAGCTTGTTTTGGGAGTCGGCGGAGCAGCCATGCTCGGCATCGCGACGCTTGCTGTCAAAAGA ATGTACGACCGTGCCATCAGTGCTCCCACCAGTCCCACCAAGATGGAGCAGAAAGGAAAACAAAGCTGGGAAGAGCCAGCCTGGGTGGGTTCCTCCCCGCGGGTTCTGAACCACAACATGAAGGCCACCATTAGCAGGTCACTTCAGTCCCTGCCTACTGCCACCAATtcttttgaatcag ATTGTCTGCGCAGGGCTGTGGGTCGACCCGCAGCGAAAGGGAGCGGGCCGACTCAGGCCGACCTGCTCCGTGCTCGGATGCGGCTCTCCCTGCAGGAGCGTCTTTGGGATTTCTACCAGAACAACGTGGACATTCCCGCCGAGGAGCAGGCTGTGGCTCGGCGAGCAGCGTTGGACATTTGCGCGGAGCTCCGAGTGTTCCTCCACGCCAAACTTCCCGACATGCCGCTCCGGGAGATGTACCTAAGCGGCAGCCTCTACGACGACTTGCAG GTGGTGACAGCAGACCACGCCCAGCTAATGGTGCCTCTAATCCTGGAGAAGAATTTGTGGTCGTCCATACCAGGAGAGGATACGATCATGAACGTTCCAGGTTTCTGGCTGATCCGCAGGGAGAATTTAGAATATTTCCCACGGAAAAGCAGCTACTGGGACCGTTGTATGGTGGGAGGTTACCTGTCGCCCAAATCAGTCCTTGAAGTCTTTGACAAGCTGATTGGGACTATCAACTGGCCCGCTATCGGCAGCGTCCTGGACTATGTCATTCGTCCCGTGGTACCCTCCGAAACGCTGACCTTGGAGGTGCAGTACGAGACGAACCGAAAGCTTTACGTGGACTTTTTGCCCTTACTTATGATGGAGGACGGCACTTCTCTTATAGCCAAACCGCATCGGCTCGCCGCCGAGCGCcacgaaaatctttggaggcagAGTTTCCGAGTGACTGAGACCGCACGTCTCAGGGCCTTGGATCAAGAAGACGGAGGCTACCGATGCGCCTGCCTCAAGGTGGCTAAGGCTATGTGCAAGCTCAATCCCGCCCTCAACCGGCTTAACGCCAGCCAGCTCACCAACGCTATCTTGCTGCTGAGCGAAAGACAAGCCAACTGGACCCACGAGGCGCTGGCCGACAACTTCCTACAGCTGCTAAAGGAGCTGGTGGGTTACCTGGAGGCGGGGCGACTGCCCTGCGCCCTCAGCCCAAAAGTGAACTTATTCTGTGAACTGACCGAGCGGGAAGTGGACGAACTGGGCTACACGCTCTACTGTGCGCTTTCGGAACCCGAAACACTTCTGGTGACGGAAGAGGCGCAGCGTCCGCATCCTTCCTAA